From a region of the Methanomassiliicoccales archaeon genome:
- the carA gene encoding glutamine-hydrolyzing carbamoyl-phosphate synthase small subunit: MAKCFLVLEDGTIMEGTGFGSMKTASGEVVFSTGMTGYQEGLTDPSFRGQILTMSYPLIGNYGINSQDMESDKVQVRGFVVRELCDSPSPGYGGKDLNSFLEENDIPGIAGVDTRSLIIRIRTAGTMKGAIVYDEDPVERLEELRRMPYPSDSNLVGEVSTPDILHFPKEGAKKVALFDCGVKNNIVRELRKRFDLYQLPYDTPVKFFRDHEIDGLFLSNGPGDPAHPVVQDTIIRNLRTLKDDYPIMGICLGNQLLCQVFGGTTYKLKFGHRGANQPVKYRDRVFITSQNHGYAVDPESLQDSGLVVDQTNVNDGTVEGMRHKELPIFSVQYHPEASPGPRDTGFLFDDFVKMLEACR; encoded by the coding sequence ATGGCAAAGTGCTTTCTGGTTCTCGAGGACGGGACGATCATGGAGGGCACGGGATTTGGTTCCATGAAGACCGCCTCGGGCGAGGTCGTGTTCAGCACCGGAATGACCGGCTATCAGGAAGGCTTGACCGACCCCTCATTCCGCGGCCAAATTCTGACGATGTCCTATCCGCTCATCGGTAATTATGGTATTAACTCCCAAGACATGGAGTCGGACAAGGTTCAGGTCCGAGGCTTCGTGGTGAGGGAGCTTTGCGATTCACCTTCCCCGGGTTACGGAGGGAAGGACCTTAATTCGTTCTTGGAAGAGAACGACATCCCCGGCATAGCCGGTGTGGACACCCGTTCCCTCATCATTAGGATCAGGACCGCCGGGACCATGAAAGGTGCCATAGTCTACGATGAGGACCCGGTGGAACGTTTGGAGGAGCTGCGCAGGATGCCGTATCCATCGGACAGCAACCTGGTGGGAGAGGTGAGCACTCCCGATATCCTTCATTTCCCCAAGGAAGGCGCCAAGAAGGTGGCGCTGTTCGACTGCGGGGTAAAGAACAACATCGTCAGAGAGCTGAGGAAACGTTTCGACCTTTACCAGTTACCGTACGACACCCCGGTGAAGTTCTTCCGGGACCATGAGATCGACGGGCTTTTCCTATCCAATGGACCGGGCGATCCTGCCCACCCTGTGGTCCAGGACACCATCATCAGGAACTTGCGAACGTTGAAGGACGATTATCCGATCATGGGCATCTGCCTGGGCAACCAGCTTCTCTGCCAAGTGTTTGGAGGGACCACCTATAAATTAAAGTTCGGGCACCGCGGGGCCAATCAGCCGGTGAAGTATAGGGACCGGGTGTTCATCACCTCCCAGAACCACGGATACGCGGTCGACCCCGAGAGCCTCCAGGACTCCGGACTTGTGGTGGACCAGACCAACGTCAACGACGGGACGGTGGAGGGCATGCGGCACAAGGAGCTGCCGATATTCTCCGTACAATATCATCCGGAGGCTTCCCCGGGACCAAGGGACACGGGCTTCCTCTTCGATGATTTCGTGAAGATGCTGGAGGCCTGTCGATGA
- the carB gene encoding carbamoyl-phosphate synthase large subunit — MSKGKLLVIGSGPIVIGQAAEFDFSGSQACRSLREEGYTTVLVNSNPATIQTDLEMADIVYIEPLNVENIAEIIRKEKIEGVLSGMGGQTALNLCSELADKGYLEKLNCKLLGTQPRAIALSEDRELFRETMIGIGEPIPRSVTVTSIADAKKAVEAVGGYPVLIRPAYTLGGTGGGVAYNEEELIPITGRGLIYSRIRQVLIEESVLGWKELEYEVMRDRKDNCVIICTMENLDAMGIHTGESIVVAPIHTLNDVDYQLMRTASIKIIRALGIEGGCNVQYAFNPVTREYRVIEVNPRVSRSSALASKATGYPIARVAAKIAIGKTLDEIPNKITGKTFAAFEPTIDYVVFKIPRWPFDKFRTVETKIGTQMKSTGEVMAIGRTIEESLMKAVCSLEIDRIDLEPEIWSDDEIESELIAPSDKRLYAIAEALRREIPVERIAELTNWDPFFVRKILNIVNMEKELVAGPLTPELVLRAKRMGFQDESISKFSKIPEPQIRQLRLENGIVPTYKMVDTCAAEFQAETPYFYSTYGTDCEVPRSNKRKVVIVGSGPIRIGQGIEFDYCCVHGVMACQEEGVDAIVINNNPETVSTDYDISDRLYFEPLTLEDVLNVIEKEDADGVILQFGGQTSVNLAIPLEEALKGKKCKVLGTTPDMMDMAEDRKRWNVLMTQLGILQPESGTGHSYTEVKAVVDRIGYPALLRPSYVLGGRGMEIIYNEDELKQYVATAVKVSKKHPVLIDKYLTHARELDVDVVCDGKDIFIGGIMEHIEEAGVHSGDATMVLPAHTIGPEIMKRVIEITEQVAIALQVKGTLNLQLAVKDNDVYMLEANPRASRTIPFISKAIGVPLAKLATKVMLGRKLKDLGHIGVAPFKHVAVKASVFPFLKLPGVDSILGPEMRSTGEVMGIDHNYGAAVYKALTSAGNKLPMEGGVYITVADADKKEILPIVKELHSLGFTIYATKGTSTYMRNNGVPITTVYKVDEKIAPDALGLMRRGDINLIINTPTYSSGSRRDGYMMRRLAVELEIPFLTTVHGAEATVCAIKRARQGNIQMRDIASYY; from the coding sequence ATGAGCAAGGGCAAGCTGTTGGTCATCGGTTCAGGGCCGATCGTCATCGGACAGGCGGCGGAGTTCGATTTCTCCGGGTCGCAGGCCTGCCGCTCATTGAGGGAAGAGGGATACACCACCGTACTGGTCAACTCCAACCCGGCGACGATCCAGACCGATCTGGAGATGGCCGATATCGTTTACATCGAGCCTTTGAACGTCGAGAACATCGCAGAGATCATCCGCAAGGAGAAGATCGAAGGCGTGCTTTCCGGCATGGGCGGGCAGACCGCCCTGAACCTGTGCTCGGAGCTGGCGGACAAAGGATATCTAGAAAAGCTGAACTGCAAACTGCTGGGAACACAGCCTAGGGCCATCGCTCTGTCGGAGGATAGAGAGCTGTTCCGGGAGACCATGATCGGGATCGGCGAGCCGATACCACGCAGCGTCACGGTCACCAGCATAGCGGATGCCAAGAAGGCCGTGGAGGCCGTCGGTGGCTACCCGGTGCTCATCCGTCCGGCGTACACTTTGGGAGGCACGGGTGGCGGCGTCGCCTACAACGAGGAAGAGCTCATTCCCATCACTGGCCGCGGACTTATCTACTCACGCATCCGCCAGGTTCTGATAGAGGAGAGCGTACTGGGCTGGAAGGAGCTGGAATATGAGGTGATGCGGGACCGCAAGGACAACTGCGTCATCATCTGCACCATGGAGAACCTGGACGCCATGGGCATCCACACCGGCGAGAGCATCGTGGTCGCCCCCATACACACGCTGAACGACGTGGACTACCAGCTCATGCGCACTGCCTCCATCAAGATCATTCGGGCTTTGGGCATAGAGGGAGGCTGCAACGTGCAGTACGCTTTCAATCCAGTTACCAGGGAGTACCGGGTCATTGAAGTGAACCCCCGCGTCTCCCGCTCATCCGCTTTGGCGTCCAAGGCGACGGGATATCCGATCGCCAGAGTGGCCGCCAAGATCGCCATCGGTAAGACGTTGGACGAGATACCCAACAAGATCACCGGCAAGACGTTCGCGGCATTCGAACCGACCATCGATTACGTGGTGTTCAAGATACCGAGGTGGCCCTTCGACAAGTTCCGCACGGTGGAGACGAAGATCGGTACCCAGATGAAGAGCACCGGCGAGGTCATGGCCATTGGACGGACGATAGAGGAGTCGCTCATGAAGGCGGTCTGCTCGTTGGAGATCGACCGCATAGACCTGGAGCCGGAGATCTGGAGCGATGACGAGATAGAATCGGAACTGATCGCCCCCAGCGACAAGCGTCTTTACGCCATCGCCGAAGCGCTGCGCCGGGAGATACCGGTGGAGAGGATCGCCGAGCTGACCAACTGGGACCCTTTCTTCGTGCGCAAGATACTCAACATCGTCAACATGGAAAAGGAGCTGGTCGCCGGACCGTTGACCCCGGAGCTGGTACTACGCGCGAAACGCATGGGCTTCCAGGACGAGAGCATCTCCAAGTTCTCCAAGATACCTGAACCGCAGATCCGGCAGCTCAGACTGGAGAACGGGATCGTTCCGACCTATAAGATGGTGGACACCTGCGCCGCCGAGTTCCAGGCGGAGACCCCTTACTTCTACTCCACCTACGGCACGGATTGCGAGGTCCCCAGATCCAACAAGAGGAAGGTGGTGATAGTCGGCTCCGGTCCCATACGCATCGGGCAAGGCATCGAGTTCGACTACTGCTGCGTGCACGGCGTCATGGCCTGCCAGGAGGAGGGCGTGGATGCCATCGTCATCAACAACAACCCGGAGACGGTGTCCACCGACTACGACATCTCCGATAGGTTATACTTCGAACCGCTGACCCTGGAGGACGTGCTGAACGTCATCGAGAAGGAGGACGCGGACGGGGTGATACTTCAGTTCGGCGGGCAGACCTCGGTCAACCTGGCCATACCGCTGGAGGAGGCCCTCAAAGGAAAGAAGTGCAAGGTGCTGGGAACCACCCCGGACATGATGGACATGGCCGAGGACCGCAAGCGCTGGAACGTGCTGATGACCCAGCTCGGGATATTGCAGCCAGAGTCCGGCACCGGTCATTCCTATACTGAGGTGAAGGCGGTCGTCGACCGCATCGGATATCCGGCCCTATTGCGCCCCTCGTACGTCCTTGGCGGGCGCGGAATGGAGATCATATACAACGAGGATGAGCTGAAGCAGTACGTGGCCACCGCGGTAAAGGTCTCCAAGAAGCACCCGGTGCTCATCGACAAGTACCTGACGCACGCCAGAGAGCTGGACGTGGACGTGGTGTGCGACGGAAAGGACATCTTCATCGGCGGGATCATGGAGCATATCGAGGAGGCGGGCGTACATTCCGGTGACGCCACCATGGTACTGCCGGCTCACACCATCGGCCCGGAGATCATGAAGCGGGTCATCGAGATCACGGAACAGGTGGCCATCGCCCTTCAGGTGAAAGGTACGCTGAACCTGCAGCTGGCGGTCAAGGACAACGACGTTTACATGCTGGAGGCCAACCCGCGCGCCTCCAGGACAATACCTTTCATATCCAAGGCCATCGGCGTGCCGCTGGCCAAACTGGCGACGAAGGTCATGTTGGGCAGGAAGCTCAAGGACCTGGGGCACATCGGCGTGGCCCCGTTCAAGCACGTGGCGGTGAAGGCGTCCGTCTTCCCATTCCTGAAGCTCCCGGGAGTGGACTCCATCCTAGGCCCGGAGATGCGCAGCACCGGAGAGGTCATGGGCATCGACCACAACTATGGCGCCGCGGTCTACAAGGCGCTGACCTCGGCGGGCAACAAGCTGCCCATGGAGGGCGGGGTCTACATAACCGTCGCCGACGCGGACAAGAAGGAGATACTGCCGATCGTGAAGGAACTGCACTCTCTTGGGTTCACCATCTACGCCACCAAGGGGACCAGCACCTACATGCGGAACAACGGCGTCCCTATCACTACCGTCTATAAGGTGGACGAGAAGATCGCCCCGGACGCCCTGGGCCTGATGCGCCGCGGTGACATCAACCTCATCATCAATACGCCGACGTACTCCTCCGGCTCCCGCCGCGACGGATATATGATGCGGCGTTTGGCGGTCGAACTGGAGATACCGTTCCTGACCACGGTGCACGGGGCGGAGGCCACCGTCTGCGCCATCAAACGAGCGAGGCAGGGCAACATCCAGATGCGGGACATCGCCTCGTACTATTGA
- a CDS encoding PAS domain S-box protein: MNRSPIRVLCVDDEPDVCVVSKEMLEALWDMEVDTAHSAMEAEKALSCKKYDAIVSDYQMPGTNGIEFVRQLRLIGNHTPFILFTGKGREEVVIEVIDSGADSYAQKGGDVRSVFAELAQKIRNAVARTRAESALRESEARYRSLIDNSTVGIFLVDLDGKCIYSNRKWLEITSLSEEDAKGKGWTHGIHPDDRIILDESWHNALKEGGKANFEYRYSGNGKDIRWIWGDVTAMRDSEGNVVGYMSTNVDVTVRKRAEQAVLEKEKAIVRASSMARMGYWVWRVNEEELAFSDGLANILGIPPGSATHHDQFFDMVHPDDRLAVTDALSLTMLHQKEFDMEHRMVRVDGSVITVRDIVEVSTSQEGRPVYVLGMVQDITESKAVSRSLREREDLYQIVFETMAEGLMVRDSTGEIILCNDEAAMMFDLPHGELLMARSIAESEVVMEDGSPCTFDNLPSSITFRTGLPLTNTLRGIKARDGEIRWVSNNTRPYMKGEKIHAAVVSFSDVTSRIRSERELQEKEKRYRLIAENMADVITVLGMDLNITYVSPSTVKLRGFTSHEVMNQKMREIFTPESLIMVRDSLKRELEEDPKEDTDPERVLYLELEEYRKDGSTMWVGNSIRIIRDDEGNPDSIVCLSRDVTERRASLLALQEANNKLAMLSRLTRHDLMNQLQVLGGWLQLMRLEDKKNIEMRNKVLKTLDNTKFLIDFTAEYEGLGSVTPYLINVRNEVEKMARSLPSGIMRMEDHLDTETVLADPLFHKALYNLVENAVRHSNGASIIRFRSEVDGRSLNIICEDDGRGVDEKDKEKIFERGVGNNTGEGLFFVRTILAITGMTIREVGGPDEGARFIINVPEGNWRK; this comes from the coding sequence ATGAACCGCTCTCCGATAAGGGTACTATGCGTGGACGACGAACCGGACGTGTGTGTTGTATCCAAGGAAATGTTGGAGGCTCTGTGGGACATGGAAGTGGATACCGCACACTCCGCCATGGAGGCCGAGAAGGCGCTGTCCTGTAAAAAGTACGACGCGATAGTGTCCGACTACCAGATGCCCGGGACCAACGGCATCGAGTTCGTTCGTCAGCTACGCCTGATAGGAAATCACACCCCCTTCATTCTTTTCACTGGAAAAGGCCGGGAGGAGGTGGTCATCGAGGTCATAGATAGCGGTGCGGACTCCTACGCGCAGAAGGGCGGGGACGTCAGGTCGGTGTTCGCCGAACTGGCGCAGAAGATACGCAACGCCGTGGCTCGAACGAGGGCGGAATCGGCCCTACGGGAGAGCGAGGCTCGTTACCGTTCCTTGATAGACAATTCCACAGTGGGGATATTCCTGGTCGACCTCGATGGCAAATGCATATACTCCAACCGCAAATGGCTGGAGATCACCTCCTTGAGCGAGGAGGATGCAAAGGGGAAGGGGTGGACCCACGGCATACACCCCGACGATCGTATCATCCTCGATGAAAGCTGGCATAATGCTTTGAAGGAAGGGGGCAAGGCCAACTTCGAATACAGATATTCAGGGAATGGAAAGGACATCAGGTGGATATGGGGTGATGTCACAGCGATGCGTGATTCCGAGGGAAATGTCGTCGGATACATGAGCACCAACGTCGACGTCACCGTGAGGAAGAGGGCTGAACAAGCGGTCCTGGAGAAGGAGAAGGCTATAGTCAGGGCATCCAGCATGGCTCGGATGGGCTACTGGGTCTGGAGGGTGAACGAGGAGGAGCTAGCGTTCTCCGACGGACTGGCAAATATTCTGGGCATACCTCCCGGGTCGGCCACACATCACGATCAGTTCTTTGACATGGTGCATCCGGACGACCGTCTCGCGGTGACGGACGCATTGTCCTTGACCATGCTTCATCAGAAGGAGTTCGACATGGAGCATCGCATGGTTCGGGTGGACGGTTCGGTCATCACCGTCCGGGACATCGTGGAGGTGAGCACCTCCCAAGAGGGTCGACCTGTATATGTGCTCGGAATGGTCCAGGACATCACCGAGTCCAAAGCGGTCAGTCGGTCCCTGCGGGAGAGGGAGGACCTGTACCAGATCGTGTTCGAGACCATGGCCGAGGGACTGATGGTCAGGGACAGCACCGGGGAGATAATCCTATGCAACGATGAGGCGGCCATGATGTTCGATCTCCCCCACGGTGAGCTCCTCATGGCAAGATCAATAGCTGAATCGGAGGTGGTGATGGAAGATGGGTCGCCCTGTACCTTCGATAACCTGCCCTCGTCCATCACTTTTCGTACCGGTCTTCCCCTGACCAATACCCTGCGGGGCATCAAGGCCCGTGACGGGGAGATAAGATGGGTGTCGAACAACACCCGGCCTTACATGAAAGGGGAAAAGATCCACGCCGCGGTGGTATCGTTCTCCGACGTCACCAGTAGGATCCGGTCGGAGAGAGAGCTGCAGGAGAAGGAGAAGCGGTACCGACTGATCGCGGAGAACATGGCCGATGTCATCACCGTTTTGGGCATGGACCTGAATATCACATATGTCAGCCCTTCCACCGTGAAGCTCAGGGGATTCACCAGCCATGAGGTCATGAACCAGAAAATGAGGGAGATATTCACTCCCGAATCCCTGATCATGGTCAGGGACAGCTTAAAAAGGGAGCTGGAGGAGGACCCGAAGGAAGACACCGACCCCGAACGCGTCCTATATTTGGAACTAGAGGAATATCGCAAGGACGGTTCTACCATGTGGGTGGGCAATTCCATCCGCATCATACGGGACGATGAAGGAAATCCCGATTCCATCGTATGCCTGTCCAGGGATGTTACGGAACGCCGGGCGAGTCTACTGGCCCTGCAGGAGGCCAACAACAAGCTGGCAATGCTCTCCCGTCTCACCAGGCATGACCTGATGAACCAACTGCAGGTCCTGGGCGGATGGCTGCAACTGATGCGCCTGGAGGATAAAAAGAACATTGAGATGAGGAACAAGGTCCTCAAGACCTTGGACAATACTAAGTTCCTGATCGATTTCACCGCCGAATACGAGGGACTGGGATCGGTCACTCCCTATCTCATAAATGTTCGAAACGAGGTAGAGAAGATGGCCCGATCCTTGCCCTCGGGCATCATGCGGATGGAGGACCATCTAGATACAGAAACGGTCCTTGCGGACCCGCTGTTCCATAAGGCCCTTTACAATCTCGTGGAGAACGCCGTTCGTCATTCTAATGGCGCTAGCATTATCCGTTTCCGATCCGAGGTGGATGGGCGGTCCCTTAATATCATCTGCGAGGACGATGGCAGAGGGGTGGACGAGAAGGACAAGGAGAAAATTTTCGAGCGTGGGGTGGGCAATAACACCGGTGAGGGCCTGTTCTTCGTCCGTACAATATTGGCCATCACTGGCATGACCATCAGGGAGGTAGGTGGACCCGATGAAGGGGCCCGTTTCATCATCAACGTTCCCGAGGGCAACTGGCGCAAATAG
- a CDS encoding mRNA surveillance protein pelota produces the protein MKVLHQDRFKGEIKMQVEVADDLWHLYNILSPGDLVYASTYRREEAKSDKIRAERGEKKRMTLGIRLEKIEFGEFDNRLRLLGVIEEGQQDVGSHHTLIMEEGEVLSVIKSQWKPSQLERVRRAVEDSKKPSVIFVSLDDDEATVAVMRQFGVQRLADIIASGHGKMYATKEEGDYYGEIIAKIKQACSPGVPILVLGPGFAKETLLAKGKEKEPEMFSRSFLYHTGQSGMTGIQELMKRGMGAEVLKDSRVAEETEMVEKLLEAVGKDGLATYGPKEVREAVKVGAVELLLILDSMVREKDVESLMRSVEDSRGRVTVVSEMHEGGKKLESLGGMAALLRYRM, from the coding sequence ATGAAGGTACTGCACCAGGACCGCTTCAAGGGAGAGATCAAGATGCAGGTGGAGGTCGCCGACGATCTATGGCACCTCTACAACATACTGTCCCCAGGGGACCTGGTCTACGCTTCGACGTATCGTCGCGAGGAGGCCAAGAGCGACAAGATCCGGGCGGAACGGGGCGAGAAGAAGCGCATGACCCTGGGCATACGCCTCGAAAAGATCGAGTTCGGAGAGTTCGACAATCGATTGCGTCTTCTGGGCGTGATCGAGGAGGGGCAGCAGGACGTTGGCTCCCATCACACCCTTATCATGGAGGAGGGGGAGGTGCTCTCGGTCATCAAGTCGCAATGGAAGCCCTCGCAGCTGGAACGGGTGCGGAGGGCGGTAGAGGATTCCAAGAAGCCTTCGGTCATATTCGTCTCCCTGGACGACGACGAGGCGACGGTGGCCGTCATGCGGCAGTTCGGCGTGCAGCGCCTGGCGGACATAATCGCCAGCGGGCACGGCAAGATGTACGCCACCAAGGAAGAGGGCGACTACTATGGTGAGATCATCGCCAAGATCAAGCAGGCCTGTTCCCCCGGTGTCCCCATCCTCGTTCTTGGACCCGGTTTCGCCAAGGAGACCTTGCTGGCGAAGGGGAAGGAAAAGGAGCCGGAGATGTTCTCTCGTTCATTCCTATACCACACCGGACAATCGGGCATGACCGGGATCCAGGAGCTGATGAAGAGGGGCATGGGCGCAGAGGTGCTCAAGGACTCCCGCGTGGCGGAGGAGACGGAGATGGTCGAAAAGCTCCTGGAGGCGGTGGGGAAGGACGGTCTTGCCACCTACGGACCCAAGGAGGTCCGGGAGGCGGTCAAGGTCGGGGCGGTGGAGCTGCTGCTCATACTCGACTCCATGGTCCGGGAGAAGGACGTGGAATCACTGATGCGCTCCGTCGAGGATTCCCGCGGACGGGTCACCGTGGTCAGCGAGATGCACGAGGGCGGCAAGAAGCTGGAATCGCTAGGTGGGATGGCGGCGCTGCTCCGCTATCGTATGTGA
- the nifV gene encoding homocitrate synthase, with protein sequence MRDRSEILAKFDKSPLITCDTTLRDGEQAAGIVFANLEKMRIAKLLDELGVQQIEAGIPAMGGDEKKAVKSIASLKLDASILGWNRANVEDIAQSIDCDVDSVAISMSSSDIHIKNKLMKTREWVLEKVVESVEYAKDHGLYISCNAEDASRADPAFLIEFGKAAKDAGANRLRYCDTIGLLEPRRAYDEIKALREAVDIDIEMHTHNDFGMATANSVAGMQAGAKFVSTTILGIGERTGNTPLEEIVMASKHLLHMDVDFRTERFREVAEYVARAANRDIPGWKPIVGLNCFAHEAGIHTDGVIKYLSNYEPYTPEEVGLSRRIVIGKHSGRHTIKQILANKGIEVSDDLAGDILAQVRANSIALKRSLSENELIYIYQDFQAGDSDKMRE encoded by the coding sequence ATGAGAGACCGGTCCGAGATCCTTGCCAAGTTCGATAAGAGCCCCCTGATCACTTGCGATACTACGCTGCGTGACGGTGAACAGGCAGCGGGGATAGTCTTCGCCAACTTGGAAAAGATGCGCATAGCCAAGCTTCTGGATGAGCTGGGGGTGCAGCAGATAGAAGCTGGCATCCCTGCAATGGGCGGGGACGAGAAGAAGGCGGTCAAAAGCATCGCCTCGTTGAAATTGGACGCCTCAATCCTGGGATGGAACCGCGCCAACGTGGAGGATATCGCTCAATCCATCGACTGCGATGTCGATTCCGTGGCCATATCCATGTCCTCCTCGGACATTCATATCAAGAACAAGCTGATGAAGACCAGGGAATGGGTCCTGGAAAAGGTCGTTGAGAGCGTGGAGTACGCCAAGGACCATGGGCTGTACATATCTTGCAATGCCGAGGACGCCTCCAGGGCCGATCCAGCATTTCTTATCGAGTTCGGCAAGGCGGCCAAGGACGCTGGGGCCAACCGCCTGCGATACTGCGATACCATCGGCCTGCTGGAGCCGCGCCGGGCGTACGATGAGATCAAGGCGCTCAGGGAGGCGGTGGACATCGACATCGAGATGCACACCCACAACGATTTCGGAATGGCCACCGCTAACTCGGTGGCCGGCATGCAGGCCGGGGCCAAGTTCGTCAGCACCACCATCCTGGGCATAGGCGAGCGCACCGGCAACACTCCCCTGGAGGAGATCGTCATGGCCTCCAAGCACCTGCTGCACATGGACGTGGATTTCAGGACCGAACGCTTCCGGGAGGTGGCCGAGTACGTAGCAAGGGCGGCCAACCGGGACATCCCCGGATGGAAACCTATCGTTGGTCTGAACTGCTTCGCCCACGAGGCGGGCATCCATACGGACGGCGTGATCAAATACCTGAGCAACTACGAGCCCTATACTCCCGAGGAGGTCGGTCTCTCCCGCAGGATCGTCATAGGCAAGCACTCCGGCCGTCATACCATAAAGCAGATATTGGCCAATAAGGGCATCGAGGTCAGTGACGATCTGGCCGGAGATATTTTGGCCCAAGTGCGAGCCAACTCCATCGCCCTGAAGAGGTCCCTGTCGGAGAACGAACTGATATACATCTACCAGGACTTCCAGGCTGGCGACAGCGACAAGATGCGGGAATGA